CACCTCCTGGCGGAGTCGCCCGGGTTCCGCCAGGGTGAGGCACTCCTCGCCGGTGGGTTCATCACCGCGCCCACGTACACGCAGATGGGTGCCCGGATCACCGAGGAAGGCGGCGCCGACGTCGCGGTGCCGCTGGTCGTGTGAGCGGTCGATGGTTCCGAGAACAAAACCCCGGTGAGCGACGCTCACCGGGGTTTTCTGTCGGGCTGACAGGATTTGAACCTGCGACCACTTGACCCCCAGTCAAGTGCGCTACCAAACTGCGCCACAGCCCGTTGCTCCCTGGAGAAGCGGAGCGATGTAAAGCCTAGCCGACGAGCACGGTTCCGAACCAATCGCCTGGTCAGGCCTCATTTCGGGCCGGTGGCCAGATGTAGTGCGTCGTTGCTTCTGCCGCCACGAAGCGCTACATCTGACACCGGCTGCTAGACGGTCGAACGCTTCTTGAAGAAGATCCACCCGGCGGTCACCAGAACGGCACCCACGAGGGAGCCGATGATGCCACTCGGGCGGAGCTCGAGGCCGTCGCCCGAGAGCAGGCTGATGAGCAGTCCGCCGACGAAGGAGCCGACGATGCCGGCCACCAGGGCGAGACCCCAGTCGACGGTGCGCAGGTTCTTGCCGCCGAGGAGGATCTGCGCCAGGGCGCCGATGACCATGCCGAAAACGATGATTGCCAGGATGAGCACGAGACGCAGTATCTCACAGCAGGTGTCGTGCGCCACCGGCACGCGACACATCCACCGGAGATGGGCAGGTCCGCCACCTGCGCGGTGGCGGACCTGCCCAACGGTGGTGGAGTCGCCGGACGGTGATCAGCGTTTGCGGCGCTGCTCCCGCTTGTCGCGGACGCGGACGTTGATCCGGACGGGCGAACCGTCGAAGTTGAATTCCTCGCGCAAGCGCCGCTCCAGGAACCGGCGATAGCCCGCCTCGAGGAAGCCGGTGGTGAACAGCACGAAGGTCGGCGGCCGCACCGAGGCCTGGGTCGCGAACATCACGCGCGGCTGCCGGCCACCGCGCAGCGGCGGCGGATTGGCGGCGATGACGTCCTTGAGCCAGTTGTTCAGCGGGCCGGTCGAGATGCGCTTGTCCCATGAGTCGAGCGCGGATTCCAGTGCGGGGACCAACTTCTGGACGGCCCGGCCGGTCGACGCCGAGATGTTCACCCGACGCGCCCATGGCACGCGGGCCAGCTCGCGGTCGATCTCCTTGTCCAGCTGGTACCGGCGGTCCTCGTCGACGAGATCCCATTTGTTGAACGCGATCACGAGGGCGCGGCCGCTCTCGATGATGAGCGACAGCACCCGCAGATCCTGTTCGGTGATCGGTTCCGACGCGTCGATCAGCAGGATCGCCACCTCGGCCGCGTCGAGCGCCGACCGCGTCCGCAACGACGCGTAGTACTCGTGGCCGCTCGCGGTCCGCACCTTGCGGCGCAGACCGGCGGTGTCGACGAAGTTCCAGGTCTTGCCGCCCAGTTCGACGAGTTCGTCGACCGGATCCACGGTTGTCCCGGCGACATTGTCGACCACCGACCGCTCGGTGCCGGTGAGCTTGTTCAGCAGCGAACTCTTGCCGACGTTCGGCTTGCCCACCAGGGCGACGCGACGCGGGCCACCGAGAGTCGGTGCCTCCCGCGGGGTCTCGGGCAGCTTGTCCAGGATGATGTCGAGCAGATCACCGGCGCCGCGGCCGTGTGCGGCCGACACCGGATACGGCTCACCGAGTCCCAGCGACCACAGCGATGCGGTGTCGGACTCGAGTCGCTCGCTGTCGACCTTGTTGGCACACAGGATGACCGGGGTCTTCGAGCGTCGCAGGACCCGTGCGACAGCCTCGTCGGTCGCGGTCGCGCCGACCGTGGCGTCGACGACGACGACGATCGCGTCGGCGGTGCGCATCGCCAGCTCGGCCTGCGCGGCGACGGCCTGCTGCAGGCCCTTCGCGTCGGGTTCCCAACCACCGGTGTCGACGACGGTGAACCGCCGGCCCGACCACGACGCCGCGTACGACACCCGGTCCCGGGTGACGCCGGGGATGTCCTCGACCACGGCTTCACGACGCCCCAGGATGCGGTTGACGAGCGTCGACTTGCCGACGTTCGGCCGCCCGACGATCGCGACCACCGGCATGTGTTCGACACCGGACGCGTCGTCGGCTCCCCCGACATCGGTCAGTTGCCAGTCGGATTCGTCCGACCAGGTGCCGTCGCCGGGTAGCGCCGCGAGGTCGTTCGAGTAGTCGTCACTCACCGTTCCACTGCTCCGATCCGGGTCGCGACGAGGCCGCTCAGTTCCGCGAGCACCTCGTCGAGGGTCTTGTCGCTGGTGTCGACGACGGTCGCGTCGTCGGCCGCGCGCAACGGCGAGACCTTGCGTGTCGAGTCGAGATGGTCGCGGCGGTTCACGCTCGCCAGCACCGCGTCGTAGTCGCTGTCGCGACCGCCGGCGAGATTCTGCTTGTGCCGGCGCTCGGCCCGCGCCTCGGGTGTCGCGGTGAGGAAGATCTTGACGTCGGCGTCGGGGAACACCACGGTCCCGATGTCGCGCCCCTCCACGACCACGAACCGGCCCTGCGCATTCTGCTGTTGCAGCGCAACCAGTTTGGTGCGCACCTCGGGTACCGCCGAGACCGCGGAGACGGCGCTGGTGACGTGGTCGGTGCGGATCGGCCCGGAGACGTCGCGCCCGTCGAGGAAGACCTTGGCGCCGTCCCCATCGGGGACCAACTCGATGGCGACGTCGGCGACCACGCGGGCGATTCCGGCCGGATCATCCAGCGCGACACCGGCATCGAGAACGGCGAGAGTCACTGCGCGGTACATCGCGCCGGTGTCGAGATAGCTGGCGCCGACCTCGGCGGCCAGGAGTTTGGACACCGAGGACTTGCCCGTACCGGCCGGACCGTCGATCGCCACGACATGCGTGGTCCCGCCGGCGGACTCCGAAGCTCCGTCGCTCACAGGCCGACCGCCCTGTACAGTCCACCGACCTCGTCGTTGCCGAGGACGCGCAGGCTGCCCGGGCGCTGCTCACCCAACGCGACCGAACCGACATGGGTGCGAACCAGTTTGACGACAGGGAAGCCGACCTCGTCCATCATGCGCCGCACCACGCGGTTGCGACCCTCGTGGAGGGTGATCCGCACCAGCGACTGGCCCTCGTGGACCTCGATCACGGTGAACTTGTCGACCGTCACCGGGCCGTCGTCGAGTTCGACGCCCTCGCGCATGCGACGTCCGATCCCGCGGGGCACCTCGCCCTTGAGCGTGGCGAGGTAGGTCTTGGGCACCTCGAAGGACGGGTGCATCAACCGGTGCGCGAGTTCACCGTCGTTGGTCAGCAGCAGCAGACCCTCGGTGTCGGCGTCGAGGCGGCCGACGTGGAACAGACGCTGACCGGCCATGACCCGCTCGGCGACCACATCACCGACGCAGGGACGGCCCTGGTCGTCGGACATCGTCGACTGCCAGCCCTTGGGTTTGTTGAAGGCGAGGTACTGCCGGGTCTCGTCCATGATCACGCGGGCACCGTCGACGCGGATGATCGCGGTGTCCGGGTCGATGCGCAGCCCCTGCTCGGTGACGATCTCCCCGTCGACCTCGACACGACCCGCCGCGATCAGTTCCTCGGCGCCGCGGCGCGAGGCCACCCCCGCCTGGGCGAGCACCTTCTGCAGGCGGACGCCGTCTTCGACGTAGTTGGCGCCGGCACCCTCGCCGTGCTCAGGCGTCTGGTGCCGCGCCGGTCGGGCGTTGTTCAGCCGGATCCGGCCCACTTCGGCGTTCGGCTTCGACGACCCCTTGCGGTGGTCTTCTTGGTTCGCGGCTGTTGTGCGGGCGCGCCCTTGCGGCGTTTTCCCGGTGAGCCATCTCGGCCAGCGGATGCCATGTTCTCTCAGTCCTGTGAGTCGGTGGTGGTGCCACCGTCGATGATCAGTTCATTCGAGTCTGACGGTTGGGTGGACAGTTTGGCGAATCGGGGATCCGAGAGCAGCTCCTCGTCGAGGTCGTCGATCAGGTCGACGTCCGGCAGCAGGGGCGCCAGATCGGGCAGTTCCGACAGTGACGCCAGCCCGAGCCGTTCCAGGAAGAGTTCGGTGGTGGCATAGGTCGTCGCGTTCGTGGTCGGTTCGCTGCCGACCTCGTTGATCAGTCCGCGAGCGACGAGGGTGCGGATCACGCCGTCGACGTTGACGCCGCGGATGGCGCTCACCCGTGCCCGGGTGACCGGTTGCCGGTAGGCGATGACCGCCAGCGTCTCGAGCGCCGCCCGCGTGAGCTTCGACCGCGCGCCGTCGAGCAGCAGCCGCTCCACGTAGGGGGCGTACTCCGCCCGGGTGTAGTAACGCCAGCCGTCGCCGGCGAAGCGCAGATCGATGCCGCTGCCCGACGCCGTGAGCTCCGACGACATGGCGTTGAGTGTCTCCCGGACCCGCGTGCGGTCCTGGTCGACGGCGTTCGCGAGTTCTTCGGTGGTGACCGGGGTGTCCACGACGAGCAGCACCGCCTCCAGGGCGGAACGGAGTCGCGCGTCGTCGAGGTACTCCCCTTCGCCCTGCAGAGTGGTCTGCTCGGGTTCGGCCGGTCCCGGGTCCTCTCCCTCGGCTACGCCGGTCGGGTCGTGGTGGTCGACCTCAGGAGCGTGATCAGTCATCCGTAGTCCTCTGCCTTGTCGATGCGCAGGTCGTCGGCACCGCGCTCCCCCGTCCACATCACCGCGAGATCGCCGAGTGCCTCGGGTTGTTCGAAGGTGATGGCCTGCTCCCGGAACAACTCGAGCAGGCCGAGGAAGCTACCGACGATCTCCAGCACGTTCTCGCAGTCCGCGGTCAGCTCGCCGAAGGTCAGCCATGTGCCCGGTACCGCACTGAGGAGAGATGCCATCCGACGTGCCTGGCCCGGAACCGACACCTTCTGGACGTCGTGCAGATGGTCGAGGCCGACGGTGGGCACCGGACGCGGCGTCAGCCCCGCCGCGGCGACCTGCGCGAAGCCGTTGGCGTCGACACCGAGGGTGACCTCCGGCAGCAGATCCTCGAAGCGCTTCTCGAGCGACACCGCGCGTGGGTAGCGCTGCAGGGCGGCGGCCTCGAGTTCGCCGAACAGGGCGGCGACCTGCTTGTAGGCGCGGTACTGCAGCAACCGCGCGAACAACAGGTCCCGGGCTTCGAGGAGTGCGAGGTCCTCCGGATCATCGACCTCGCCGGAGGGCAGCAGGCGAGCCGCCTTGAGATCCAGCAGCGTCGCCGCGACGACGAGGAATTCGGTCGTCTGGTCGAGCCCCATCTCCGGGCCGAGTGCGCGGGTGTAGGCGATGAAGTCGTCGGTCACCTCGTGCAGCGCCACCTCGGTCACATCGAGGCGGTGCTGCGAGATCAGGTTCAGCAGCAGGTCGAACGGACCCTCGAAGTTGCGCAGCTTGACCCGGAAACCGGACTCCTCGGCACCGACCTCGGACGACGCTTCCGCCGCGCTCGAAGCATCTTCGGGCACAACCGAATCGGACGCGCCGGGTTCGGATACGGCGGTTTCGGACACGGCGGGTTCGGGGACTGCCTGGTCGGTGCCGGTCGTCATGCGGGCGTGACGTTGCGGGCGATCACCTCGCGTGCGAGCGCCCGGTACGCCTTCGCGCCGGCCGACCGCGGCGCCCACGATGTGATCGGTTCCCCGGCGACGCTGGTCTCCGGGAACCGGACGGTGCGGGCGATGACGGTGTCGTAGACCGCGTCGCCGAACACCTCGACGACGCGGGCCATCACCTCACGGGAGTGCAGTGTGCGGGCGTCGAACATGGTGACCAGGATGCCGCCGAGGTCCAGGCGCGGGTTGAGCCGGTCGCGCACCTTGTTGATCGTGTCGGTGAGCAGAGCCAGCCCGCGCAGGCTGAAGTACTCGCACTCCATCGGGATAAGCACGGTGTCGGCGCAGGCCAGCGCGTTGACGGTGAGCAGACCCAGCGACGGCTGGCAGTCGATGAGGACGACGTCGTAGCGGTCGAGCACGGGATGCAGTGCCCGGCCGAGCGACTGCTCGCGACCCACCTCGGTCACCAGCTGGATCTCCGCGGCCGACAGGTCGATGTTGCTGGGCAGCAGGTCGAGACCGTCGACGCGGGTCCGCATCAGGACCTCGTCGGTGGCCACCTGCGGCGGTACGAGGAGGTTGTAGACGGTCTGTTCCAGCTCGTGATGCGGCACACCGAGTCCCGCGGACAGCGCACCCTGCGGGTCGAGGTCGACGAGCAGGACCCGACGACCGTATTCGGCAAGCGCAGCACCGAGATTGATGGTCGACGTCGTTTTGCCGACGCCGCCCTTCTGATTGCAGACCGCGATCACCGTGGCGGGTCCGTGACGGTCCAGCGGAGCGGGCTCGGGTACGTCGCGATACGGCCGCCCGGTGGGGCCGATCTCGTCGGCATCGTGCTCGGCCTCGTCGGTGTCGTTTCCGGGCGACACCTGGATGCTGTACTGATCTCCCGGACGGGCGCCAGACCCTCCCGGACGGGCGCCAGACAGGGGTGCGCTCGGAGTGGTCACGTGTCCGCCGCTCCCTTCGCTGTTCGATGCCGCTTCTCGGTAGTTCAGTTGTACGTTCACGGCCGAGCCTCGTATCAGCCTAGGACATCTCCCCGGTCATCCCGGCGTCGGCGCGCCCGGGGGATCCGCGGGGTCAACGCGCCCTCGGATGGGCGACGGCATAGACCTCCCGCATCGTGTTGACCGTCACGAGCGTGTACACCTGCGTGGTGGTGACCGAGGCATGGCCCAGGAGTTCCTGCACGACGCGGACGTCGGCGCCGCCGTCGAGCAGATGGGTCGCGAAGCTGTGCCGGAGGGTGTGCGGCGAGACCGCCTTGTCGAGGCCGGCTCGTTCGGCCGCGGTGACGAGCACCTGCCAGGCGCTCTGCCGCGAGAGCCGCCCACCGCGCGCGTTCAGGAACACCGCGGGCGTCGCCCGTGACACCAGCGCGGGTCGCCCGCGGACGAGGTACGCCTCGAGTGCCTGGACGGCGGGCCCGCCGAGCGGCACGAGACGCTCTTTCCCGCCCTTGCCCCGGAGGCGAACCGCGCGCATGTCGTCGAGATCGAGATCGTCGAGATCGAGGGAGGTGGCCTCGGAGATCCGCGCCCCGCAGCTGTAGAGGAATTCCAGCAGCGCGCGGTCCCGCAACCCGCGCGGATGGTCCTCGACGCCGGCCGAATCGAGAATGGCGAGCACCTCGTCGACCGGCAGGGATTTCGGCAGGCGCCGCGCCGCGCGCGGCGGCCGGACATCGTGCGCGACGTCGGTCGGCACGATCCCCTCGTCCACCGCGAACTTGTGAAAACGCCTGGTGGCGACCAGGGTTCGCGCGATCGAACTGTCCGCCAGCGGGGCGAACCCCGCCTCGGCGTCACCGCGACGGAGTTCGACGAGGAACTCGCGGATGTCCTCTTCGGTCACGGCGTCGAGTGACGGGATCCCCCGCCGGTCGAGATACCCGCGATACCTCTCGAGATCGCGCCGGTAGGACGACACTGTGTTGGCCGCCGCACCCCGCTCCACCGTCAGGTGATCGAGGTAGCGCGCGATGTCGGCGGCCAGGGTCACGACCGGCGGCCCCCATCGTCGGCACGTCGGTTCCGTAACGCGGTCGGCTCGTCCGGCCACGGGGCGTCGACGCCGCGGAGGCCGGCCGTCGACCCGCTGGCTGCGGCCGCGGCCAGGATGCCGGCCACGCTCGTCGCGTTGACGATCTCCCCCGACAACACCTTCGCGACGGCGTCGTCGAGCGGCACCCACTCGATCGACATGTCGGCTTCCTCGTCGACGCGTTCGGCCGCGTCGAGATAATGCAGCCCCTCGGCGAGATACAACCGCAGCGCCTCGTCGGTGAAGCCGGGTGACAACGCGAGGTCGACCAGGACGTGCCACGAGTCGGCGGCAAGGTCGGCCTCCTCGGCCAGCTCGCGCTGGGCGGCGGCCAGGGGTTCTTCGTCGGCCTGATCGAGCAACCCGGCGGGCAACTCGAGCAGACGTCGGCCGATCGGGTGACGGTACTGCCGCACCATCGCCACCCGGCCGGCGTCGTCGCGCGCCAGGATCGCGACGGCGCCGAAATGTTCGACGACCTCCCGCTCGGCGACGCGCCCGCCCGGCATCTCGACGTCGTCGACCCGGAGGGTGATGATCGCGCCGTCGTAGACGGTGCGGCTCTCCTTGACCTCGAAGTCGTGGCCCAACGCGGTCAGTCCCTGCCGGCAGGGTCGTCGAGGACTGCCTCGCCCAGCCCGGCCACCGGTTCCACCGTGACCGCGTTGACGGCGGCCACCGCGTCCGCGGGAGCGTCGTTCGACTCGTAGTCGTCACCGAGGTCGACCGGAAGACGTTCGGCCGCCTTGTACTTCAGGGCCGCCTCGATGAACGACCGGAACAGCGGATGCGGGCGGGTCGGCCGGCTCTTGAGCTCCGGGTGTGCTTGCGTGGCAACCAGATACGGGTGCACCGACTTGGGGTACTCGACGAATTCGACGAGGTGCCCATCGGGCGAGGTACCCGAGAACACGAGCCCGGAGTCGGCGATCTTGTCGCGGTAGGCGTTGTTGACCTCGAAGCGATGACGGTGACGCTCGGACACCTCCCGCGTCCCGTAGGCCTCGGCGACGACGGACCCGGCCTTCAGCACGGCGTCGTAGGCACCGAGTCGCATGGTGCCGCCCAGGTCGGCGTCGCCGGCCACCGCGTCGGCCTGATCGGCCATCGTCGAGATCACCGGGTGCGGGGTCTCCGGGTCGAACTCGGTCGAGCTGGCCTCGTCGAGGCCGACCGAACGGGCCGCCTCGATGACCACACATTGCAGCCCGAGGCACAAGCCCAACAGCGGGATCCCGCGCCGCCGTGCGTACGAGATGGCACCGACCTTGCCCTCGATGCCGCGGATGCCGAAACCGCCGGGGATCAGGATCGCGTCGACGTCGCCGAGGGCGGCCTGCGCGCCGGCTTGGGTGGCGCACTCATCCGACGGCACCCACTTGATCTCGGTGCGCGCCTTCCAGGCGAAGCCACCGGCGCGGATGGCCTCGGTCACCGACAGGTAGGCGTCGGGGAGATCGACGTACTTGCCGACCAGCGCGACACGCACTGTCTCGCGCGGCTCGTGCACACGGCGGAGGAGCTCGCCCCACACCGTCCAGTCGACGTCGCGGAACGGCAGACCGAGCTTGCGGACCACGTAGGCGTCGAGGTGCTCGCTGTGGAGCACCTTCGGGATGTCGTAGATCGACGGGGCGTCGGGGGTGGAGATCACGCCGTCGAGTTCGACGTCGCACATGAGCGCGATCTTCTTCTTGAGCCCTTCGGGCACATCGCGGTCGCAGCGCAGGATCAGCGCGTCGGGCTGGATGCCGACGTTGCGCAGCGCGGCGACCGAGTGCTGGGTCGGCTTGGTCTTGAGTTCCCCCGACGGCGCGAGGTAGGGCACGAGCGAGACGTGCAGGAAGAAGACATTGTCGCGGCCGACGTCGTGGCGCACCTGTCGCGCGGCCTCGATGAACGGCAGCGACTCGATGTCGCCGACCGTGCCACCGATCTCGGTGATGACCACATCGGGCACCTCACCGTCGGCGTCGGGTTCGGCCATGGCCAGCACGCGCGACTTGAGCTCGTCGGTGATGTGCGGGATGACCTGAACGGTTTCACCGAGGTACTCGCCGCGGCGCTCCTTGGCGATGACCGACGAATACACCTGTCCGGTGGTCACATTCGCCGACTGCGAGAGATTGCGGTCGAGGAAACGCTCGTAATGTCCGACGTCGAGATCGGTCTCGGCGCCGTCCTCGGTCACGAACACCTCACCGTGCTGGAACGGATTCATGGTGCCCGGATCGACGTTCAGATACGGATCGAGCTTCTGCATGGTGACCCGGAGGCCCCGCGAGGTGAGAAGCTGACCCAGGCTGGAGGCCGTCAGGCCCTTGCCCAGCGAAGAGGCGACGCCACCGGTCACAAAGATGTGCTTGGTGTCGTGTACATGGCGAAGTGGTCGCAAAAGAAGTGTCTCCCGTCGGCCGAATCGGGGCCGATGCCCTGATTACCTACGGGACTCCAGGGTAACACCACCGACGCCCGACGCCGCACCGCCACACCGTCGACGGGTGTGGCGGTACTCGCGTGCGGTGGCGGACTCGATCTCAGGCAGCCGGTCGTCCGTCGGCACCGACGGTGATCGCGGTCGCGCCCGGTCCGGTGCCGTAGGAGCCGGTCGTCCCGTCGGCCTCGGCGGCCAGGGCGAGGATCGTCGTGATGAGACCCGTCGGCTGGTCGATGTTGTCGACGGTCGAGACCGCGTTGGCCAGCGACGGATCCGAGCGGACGATGGCGATCGGCGACCCGCCCGCCGCGGAGCCGGTGCGTCCGACCAGTACCCCGCCGACCCCGCGTGCCGACAGCGTGGCGGCCAGGCGGCCGACCAGCGTGCCCTGCGCACCGGAGTCCGGACCGAACTCGTCACCGGTCACCACCACCACCAGATCGGTCGGGGTGATCGCGTTGTCGGCGTAGTCGATGAACCCACCGTCGCGCAGTGTCGCCAGCCCGGTCCGACGGTCCCCGGACGACGCCGGTCGCGCTGTCTCGTTCGACAGCACGAGGGCCCCGAGCAGGTCCCCGACCCGGCCCCCGGAATCGGTCAGTTCCGCGCGCAGCATCGTGCCCGGCGGAATGGTCTGGTCGACGATCGTCCGCAGTTCCTCGGACTTGCCGTCGGTGAGCAGTGCGTCGGTCAAACCGATCTGTCCGCCGAATCGGGCACCGGCACCCGAGATCGATTCTTTGACCGCATCGACATCGGCATCCGCCGCGTTCGGTGCGGTGACCACCAGCACGGACTGCCCCTTGAGCTTGTTCGCGATCAGCCGGGGTGTGATGGCGAGGTCGAAGCTGTTGGAGGCGTTGAGCTTTGCGTTGAGATCGTCGCGCTCGCTCTCCAGGTCGCCGATGCGGTCACGACTCGTGCCGGTCATCGAGTTGACGCGGTCCCCGACGAATCCCGAACCCAGGAACAGTCCCAGGGCGAGCGCGAGGAAGACCGCGACCAGCGAGATCGCATGCTGTCGTAGCGAGATCATCGGCTACCGGTTCCAGACCTCTCGAGCCCAGTCGAGCAGCGCATTCCACTGCACGACGATCCAGTCGGTGATGTCGGTGCCCGCGTTCGACAGCAGCACGGCGGCGATGACGGCGACGAGTGCCGCGAGCACGACACACGCGATCGCGGCACCGGACACCCGACTGCGGTAGAGCGTGGCGACCGCCTTCGCGTCGACGAGCTTCTGGCCCACCTTCAGTCGGGTCAGGAACATCGACGGATTGCTCTCCCGGCGCGACCGGTCGAAGAAGTCGTCGAGCGATCCCGGGTAGCCGACGGTGACGATCAGGTCGGCGCCGTGGTAGTCGGTGAGCAGCAACGCGAGGTCGCCGGCCGACCCGGCGGCCGGGAACGTGGTGGCCCCGATGCCGAGGTCCTGAATGCGTTCGAGCCCGGTCGCGTGTCCGTCGGTGTCGGCCGGAAGCACCAGCTGTGCACCGGATTTCAGCGTCGGAGTCTTCATGGTCTCGGGATCGCCGACGATGATCGACGGCTTGTACCCGGCCTTCATCAGCGTGTCCGCACCGGCTCCGACGCCCACCATGACGGGCTGGTACTCCTTGATGAACGGTTTCAGCGAGCGGAGGTCGGCGGCACGGTCGGCACCTTCGCCGACGATGACGACGTGACGGCCTGCGACGTCGACGTCGATCTCCGGCACACCGACCCCGTCGATCAGCAGCGGCGACTCGCTGCGGATGAACTCGATCGTGTTGCCCGAGAACGCCTCGAGATGGTCGACGAGGCCCGCCTTGGCACCGATCATGATGTCGGCGATGTCGCGCTCCTCGAGCTCGGTACCGAGGGCGAGTCGCCGTTCGCCGACGAAGAGCCGGTCGTTGTGGACCCGCACCTTGGCACCGTCCTTGACCCGCTTGAAGATCTCCGGACCCACATCGTCGAGCAGCACGATGCCGGAGGCCACCAGGACCTCGGGTCCGAGGTTGGGGTAGCGGCCGGTGATCGACCGCGAGGCGTTGACCACGGCCACGACGTTGGCCTCGACGAGCGCGTCGGCGGTCACCCGGTCGAGGTCGACCTCGTCGAGGATGGCGATGTCGCCCGGCCCGACGCGGTTGAGCAGCCGTTTCGTGTTCTTGTCGATTCTGGCGATACCGGTCACGCCAGGCAGTTCTTCGGTGTTACGCGCGAGCAGTGCAGGCATCTTCATGACGGCCATGATCGGCCGAAGGCACGCCTCAGCCGGGGAGGCGCGCCGTAACAACAGCAACTTTTGTCACACACGTACCATGTGTTTCACCGTCCGCGGTGCTCAGTCGGCGGCGCGCTCCGCCTCCGCGGTGGCCAGCAATTCCTCGGCGTGGGCGCGCCCGGTGTCGGACTCCCCCAGGCCCGCGAGCATGCGGGCCAACTCCGCCACTCGCTCGCTCCGATCGAGCGTGCGCACACTGCTGGTGACGAGCGCCCCCTTCTTGCTCTTGCCGATGACCAGGTGGTTGTCGGCGA
The genomic region above belongs to Gordonia hongkongensis and contains:
- a CDS encoding copper transporter, which gives rise to MISLRQHAISLVAVFLALALGLFLGSGFVGDRVNSMTGTSRDRIGDLESERDDLNAKLNASNSFDLAITPRLIANKLKGQSVLVVTAPNAADADVDAVKESISGAGARFGGQIGLTDALLTDGKSEELRTIVDQTIPPGTMLRAELTDSGGRVGDLLGALVLSNETARPASSGDRRTGLATLRDGGFIDYADNAITPTDLVVVVTGDEFGPDSGAQGTLVGRLAATLSARGVGGVLVGRTGSAAGGSPIAIVRSDPSLANAVSTVDNIDQPTGLITTILALAAEADGTTGSYGTGPGATAITVGADGRPAA
- the steA gene encoding putative cytokinetic ring protein SteA → MKMPALLARNTEELPGVTGIARIDKNTKRLLNRVGPGDIAILDEVDLDRVTADALVEANVVAVVNASRSITGRYPNLGPEVLVASGIVLLDDVGPEIFKRVKDGAKVRVHNDRLFVGERRLALGTELEERDIADIMIGAKAGLVDHLEAFSGNTIEFIRSESPLLIDGVGVPEIDVDVAGRHVVIVGEGADRAADLRSLKPFIKEYQPVMVGVGAGADTLMKAGYKPSIIVGDPETMKTPTLKSGAQLVLPADTDGHATGLERIQDLGIGATTFPAAGSAGDLALLLTDYHGADLIVTVGYPGSLDDFFDRSRRESNPSMFLTRLKVGQKLVDAKAVATLYRSRVSGAAIACVVLAALVAVIAAVLLSNAGTDITDWIVVQWNALLDWAREVWNR